The nucleotide sequence GCTGCCACGCTTTGGTGCATCAGAACCCATCGATACAGGCGCAATGGCCTGCGACAGGCGCATATCCGCGACATTCAAAGACTTGCCCGGTGGGCAGGTGCTGGGACCAACCTTTGACTACACGCACCGTCTGCTTGATTTCAAACTCGCAGCAGATGGCACGGTGCCCACAGCCCCAACACGCGAGGCAGAACCAGGTGACGTGCCCCACGTCACCGCGTTCCTTAACCGTGAGGGCCTAATCGAAGAGGCCCCTCTGGATGATACCCCGCCACCTGACCTGACCCGCGAGCCACTTGAAATGCTTAGGCTGATCGGGCTTTGCGTCTACAGGCGCTGACCCGTGCAGACGAAGGGTTTACACTTGGCCTCGCGTATTCAACGCAGCGCGGCTATGCCCGCAATCACGCCTTTGTCGGGGAACTTCGCATCGGCACAGTGCCGGTCGAGATGGAGATCCCCGAGTTAGGCTTTGCGATTGAAATCGGCGAAGTGACACTGACCGAATGCGAAACCATCAACCAGTTCAAAGGGTCCAAGACCGAGCCGCCGCAATTCACCCGCGGCTATGGCTTGGTCTTTGGACAGACCGAACGCAAGGCTATCTCAATGGCCCTGGTCGACCGGGCATTGCGGTGGGAAGAACTGGGTGAGGACGATGAAGGCGCGCCTGCGCAGGATGCGGAATTCGTTCTGTATCATGCAGACAATATTCAGGCGACCGGCTTTCTCGAACACATCAAGCTGCCCCACTACGTCGACTTTCAGTCCGAGTTGGAACTGGTGCGCAAACTGCGGCGCGAAGCGGGCGCGGGCCATGTGCAGGAGGCCGCAGAATGACGGTCAGGACTGTTTTGTTCGGCATCGGCGATGTGCTGATAGACAGGCAGCGGCATCTGGCTTGGGCCAACGAACCGGGCGCAGATGATTTACGTGCACAACTTGAAAAACGAGGGCTGCTATGACCGATCAAGCCTATAATTTCGCATATTTGGACGAACAGACGAAGCGGATGATCCGGCGTGCCATCCTCAAAGGGCTTGCAATCCCGGGGTATCAGGTGCCTTTTGCGTCGCGCGAGATGCCAATGCCTTATGGTTGGGGGACAGGCGGCGTGCAGGTTTCTGCTGCCGTTCTGGTGCCGGAAGATACCTTCAAAGTCATTGATCAGGGCGCAGATGACACCACCAATGCCGTGTCAATCAGAACGTTCTTTGAGCGGACAGCGGGGGTTGCAACAACGACTGCAACGGCAAAGGCTTCCGTCATTCAGACCCGCCACCGCATCCCTGAAGAGCCACTGACCGACGGGCAGATCCTTGTCTATCAGGTGCCAATCCCCGAACCGCTCAGGTTTCTTGAGCCGCGCGAAAGCGAGACCCGCAAAATGCATAGCCTGGAAGAATACGGTTTGATGCATGTGAAGCTATACGAAGATATCAGTCGGCACGGGCATATCGCGACCTCTTACGCCTATCCCGTAAAGGTCGAGGGCCGCTATGTCATGGACCCTTCCCCCATTCCAAAGTTCGACAACCCAAAACTGGGGGATATGGCTGCAATCCAGCTGTTTGGCGCAGGCCGCGAACAACGTATCTATGCGCTGCCGCCCTATACGCAGGTGGCTAGCCTTGATTTCGAGGATCACCCATTTGAAGCCTCGAAGGCCGATCATGCCTGCGGCCTTTGTGGTGCAGAGCATAGCTATCTTGACGAGGTCATCGTGGATGACGCGGGTGGACGGATGTTTGTCTGCTCGGACACAGATTATTGCGAAGCCCGCCAAGCGGCTGGTCACAAGGGAAAGGACGCCGCATGACACCTTTGCTGTCTGTTCAGGGGATAACCAAGCGCTATGGCGCACATATCGGCTGTGCTGACGTATCCTTTGATCTGTACCCCGGTGAGGTCATGGGGATCGTTGGCGAAAGCGGGTCGGGTAAATCAACCCTGCTGAACTGTATGGCCGGGCACCTGACCCCGGATGCAGGCGAGGTTGTCTTTGATACACGCGCCGACGGCCCACAGGATACTGTCACCATGTCAGAGCCTGCCCGACGGATGCTATCGCGCACGGACTGGGCCTTTGTGCACCAGCATGCTCGCGATGGCTTGCGCATGGGTGTCAGCGCTGGCGGCAACGTGGGCGAGCGGTTAATGGCCGTTGGCGAACGTCACTACGGTGACATCCGCGACAAGGCGACCGATTGGTTGCAGCGGGTGGAAATCAGCGCCGATCGTGTCGATGATCGGCCCACCACATTTTCCGGCGGCATGCAGCAGCGCTTACAGATTGCCCGCAATCTGGTCACCGGTCCGCGCCTCGTTTTCATGGATGAACCGACAGGCGGGCTTGATGTTTCGGTGCAGGCGCGGCTTTTGGATCTCTTGCGGGGGCTGGTCCGCGACATGGGGCTATCGGCCATCATCGTGACCCATGATCTGGCGGTCGTGCGCCTTTTGGCAGATCGCTTGATGGTGATGAAATCGGGGCATGTGGTCGAGGCGGGCCTGACTGATCAAGTCTTAGATGACCCGCAACATCCCTATAGCCAGCTTCTGGTCAGCTCTGTTTTACAGGTGTAAGAAATGATAGAACTTAATGATGTGTCCAAAACCTTCACGCTGCACAATCAGGGCAGTGCAGAAATTGGGGTTCTCAACGATGTTTCGATGCATGTGGCCCCCGGCGAATGCGTGGCGCTAACTGGCGCATCGGGGGCGGGCAAGTCCACCCTGATGCGCATGATATACGGCAACTACCTGACGCAGGCAGGCGAAATCCGCATTGGCAATGTAGATCTGGTCAAGGCAGAACCGCGCGAGGTGATCCGGCTTAGACGCGAAGT is from Yoonia sp. GPGPB17 and encodes:
- a CDS encoding alpha-D-ribose 1-methylphosphonate 5-phosphate C-P-lyase PhnJ → MTDQAYNFAYLDEQTKRMIRRAILKGLAIPGYQVPFASREMPMPYGWGTGGVQVSAAVLVPEDTFKVIDQGADDTTNAVSIRTFFERTAGVATTTATAKASVIQTRHRIPEEPLTDGQILVYQVPIPEPLRFLEPRESETRKMHSLEEYGLMHVKLYEDISRHGHIATSYAYPVKVEGRYVMDPSPIPKFDNPKLGDMAAIQLFGAGREQRIYALPPYTQVASLDFEDHPFEASKADHACGLCGAEHSYLDEVIVDDAGGRMFVCSDTDYCEARQAAGHKGKDAA
- the phnK gene encoding phosphonate C-P lyase system protein PhnK, which translates into the protein MTPLLSVQGITKRYGAHIGCADVSFDLYPGEVMGIVGESGSGKSTLLNCMAGHLTPDAGEVVFDTRADGPQDTVTMSEPARRMLSRTDWAFVHQHARDGLRMGVSAGGNVGERLMAVGERHYGDIRDKATDWLQRVEISADRVDDRPTTFSGGMQQRLQIARNLVTGPRLVFMDEPTGGLDVSVQARLLDLLRGLVRDMGLSAIIVTHDLAVVRLLADRLMVMKSGHVVEAGLTDQVLDDPQHPYSQLLVSSVLQV